One Brassica napus cultivar Da-Ae chromosome A5, Da-Ae, whole genome shotgun sequence DNA window includes the following coding sequences:
- the LOC125609620 gene encoding uncharacterized protein LOC125609620 — MKAQEVSDELQALFTAAIEASYLTRNQGGIELCVDALNRLKSASLSVSDIQRFSKSILRLETLRTHKSPEIREVSQSLFDSWLATLYGHGRRDQSFKPIKTTETLLANTERDIKEYKDGGSKVTTKTLLPPPRRVAAFKNPNSAGETEEMVELFEAAKKAADVANAKGILSGKTDASRCVEAVSLLMKKNATPKPNEPRRMVERLQGLTKHKDRTICNAASALLQLWRQRIREQETKAAYAARASQENLQRRGN; from the exons atgaaggcGCAGGAGGTATCTGATGAATTACAAGCTTTGTTTACCGCAGCCATCGAAGCCAGCTATCTTACACGAAACCAAGGCGGAATCGAACTCTGTGTCGACGCGTTGAATAGGTTGAAGTCTGCGTCTCTCTCCGTCAGCGATATTCAACGATTCTCTAAGTCAATACTTCGGTTGGAGACTCTGAGAACTCATAAAAGCCCTGAGATCCGTGAAGTGTCTCAATCCTTGTTCGATTCGTGGTTGGCCACTCTCTACGGACATGGAAGAAGAGACCAATCTTTCAAGCCGATTAAGACGACAGAGACGCTGCTTGCAAACACTGAACGGGACATCAAAGAATACAAAGATGGTGGTAGTAAGGTGACAACCAAAACATTGCTTCCTCCTCCGAGGAGAGTCGCTGctttcaaaaaccctaattccgcGGGGGAAACAGAGGAGATGGTGGAGTTGTTCGAAGCGGCAAAGAAAGCTGCTGACGTGGCCAACGCTAAGGGTATTCTCTCTGGCAAAACAGACGCGTCTCGCTGCGTTGAGGCTGTCTCGTTACTCATGAAGAAGAACGCCACTCCGAAACCTAATGAGCCAAGGAGGATGGTTGAGAGGCTTCAGGGACTCACAAAGCACAAGGACCGTACGATTTGCAACGCTGCATCAGCCCTTCTTCAACTTTGGAGGCAGAGGATCAGAGAACAAGAAACCAAAGCTGC ATACGCGGCCAGGGCTTCACAAGAGAACTTGCAAAGACGAGGAAACTAG
- the BNAA05G35130D gene encoding uncharacterized protein C24B11.05, whose amino-acid sequence MAFSPINCLIFDLDDTLYPLKTGIAPAVKKNIDDFLMEKFGFSESKASSLRVELFKSYGSTLAGLRALGHDVHPDEYHSVVHGRLPYGSIQPNSKLRNLLNKIKQKKIIFTNSDRNHAMKVLERLGLEDCFEEIICFETMNPNLFGATTRPDEHPVVLKPSLTAMDVCIRAANVDPRRAVFLDDNVHNITAGKSVGLRTVLVGRSEKTKDADYAVETVTEIATAVPDIWATATAGCDDGGERISRSKSELEGMASITAVGA is encoded by the exons ATGGCTTTCTCTCCGATCAACTGCCTCATTTTCG ATTTGGATGACACATTATACCCTCTGAAAACGGGAATAGCTCCAGCCGTCAAGAAAAACATCGACG ATTTTCTAATGGAGAAATTTGGATTTTCTGAAAGTAAAGCTTCAAGTCTAAGAGTTGAACTCTTCAAGAGTTATGGAAGTACTCTCGCTGGTCTCAGG GCATTAGGTCACGATGTTCATCCTGATGAATATCACAG TGTCGTGCACGGAAGGTTGCCGTATGGTTCAATCCAACCTAACAGCAAACTAAGAAACCTTCTgaacaaaatcaaacagaaaaaaatc ATTTTTACGAATTCAGACAGGAACCATGCGATGAAGGTTCTTGAGAGATTGGGTTTAGAAGATTGTTTCGAAGAGATTATCTGTTTCGAGACAATGAACCCGAATTTATTCGGGGCAACCACCCGACCGGATGAGCATCCCGTCGTTCTCAAGCCTTCGTTGACCGCAATGGATGTTTGCATTCGTGCAGCCAACGTTGATCCTCGCCGGGCG GTGTTTTTGGATGACAATGTCCACAATATTACCGCGGGTAAATCTGTGGGGCTTCGCACAGTcctg GTGGGAAGATCAGAAAAGACTAAAGATGCGGATTACGCGGTGGAGACTGTAACTGAGATAGCTACGGCGGTGCCGGATATTTGGGCGACGGCTACAGCCGGATGTGATGACGGCGGTGAGAGGATCAGCCGCAGCAAGAGTGAGCTGGAAGGTATGGCTTCGATCACAGCCGTCGGTGCTTGA
- the LOC125609378 gene encoding heat shock 70 kDa protein 8-like codes for MAEPAYTVASDSENTGEEKSSSSPSLPEIAVGIDIGTSQCSIAVWNGSQVHILRNTRNQKLIKSFVTFKDEVPAGGVSNQLAHEQEMLTGAAVFNMKRLIGRVDTDPVVHASKSLPFLVQTLDIGVRPFIAALVNNAWRSTTPEEVLAIFLVELRLMAESQLKRAVRNVVLTVPVSFSRFQLTRIERACAMAGLHVLRLMPEPTAVALLYAQQQQMTSHDNMGSGSERVAVIFNMGAGYCDVAVTATAGGVSQIKALAGSAVGGEDILQNTMRHVAPRPDKEGSGSLRVATQDAIHRLSKQESVQIEVDLGDGDVVSKVLDRLEFEEVNKKVFEECERLVVQCLRDAKVDVDDVDDVIMVGGCSYIPKVRAIVSNVCKKEEIYKEVNPLEAAVRGAALEGAVTSGIHDPFGSLDLLTIQATALAVGVRANGNKFVPVIPRNTMVPARRDLFFTTVHDNQKEALIVVYEGEGEGVGENNHLLGYFKIVGIPAAAKGVPEINVCMDIDASNALRVFAAVLMPGSKSPVVPVVEVRMPTVDDGHGWCAQALSAKFGSALDLVTLQRK; via the coding sequence ATGGCAGAACCAGCGTACACAGTGGCATCAGACAGCGAGAACACAGGAGAAGAGAAGTCCTCATCATCTCCTTCCTTACCCGAAATCGCCGTTGGAATCGACATTGGCACATCCCAATGCAGCATAGCCGTCTGGAACGGCTCTCAAGTCCACATCTTGCGTAACACAAGAAACCAAAAGCTAATCAAATCCTTCGTCACGTTCAAAGACGAAGTCCCCGCGGGCGGCGTGAGCAACCAGCTCGCGCACGAGCAAGAGATGCTGACCGGAGCCGCCGTGTTCAACATGAAACGCCTCATAGGCCGCGTGGACACCGACCCGGTCGTCCACGCCAGCAAAAGTCTTCCCTTTCTCGTCCAAACCCTAGACATCGGAGTCAGGCCGTTCATCGCCGCGCTGGTGAACAACGCGTGGAGGTCGACGACTCCGGAGGAAGTCTTGGCGATCTTCCTCGTGGAGCTGCGCTTAATGGCGGAGTCTCAGCTGAAACGCGCGGTGAGAAACGTGGTGCTCACGGTTCCTGTGTCCTTCTCCAGGTTCCAGCTCACTAGGATCGAGAGAGCTTGCGCTATGGCTGGACTCCATGTCCTTAGGTTAATGCCTGAGCCCACAGCCGTCGCGCTGCTGTACGCGCAGCAGCAGCAGATGACGAGTCATGACAACATGGGAAGCGGAAGCGAGAGGGTAGCGGTTATATTCAACATGGGTGCTGGCTACTGCGACGTCGCCGTTACTGCAACCGCTGGTGGCGTCTCGCAGATCAAAGCCTTGGCTGGAAGCGCCGTTGGAGGAGAAGACATCTTGCAGAACACTATGCGGCATGTCGCTCCCCGACCGGACAAGGAAGGTTCGGGGTCGCTGCGTGTCGCGACGCAGGACGCTATACACAGGCTGTCGAAGCAGGAGAGTGTTCAGATAGAAGTTGATTTGGGAGACGGTGACGTGGTGTCCAAGGTTCTCGATAGGTTGGAGTTTGAGGAAGTGAACAAGAAAGTGTTCGAGGAGTGCGAGAGGCTTGTTGTGCAGTGTCTGAGGGATGCTAAAGTGGACGTTGATGATGTAGACGATGTGATAATGGTTGGAGGGTGTTCTTACATACCTAAAGTGAGAGCCATCGTCTCTAACGTGTGCAAGAAGGAAGAGATTTATAAGGAAGTGAATCCGTTAGAAGCTGCGGTTAGAGGAGCTGCGTTGGAAGGTGCTGTGACGTCAGGGATTCACGACCCGTTCGGTAGCTTAGATCTCTTGACTATACAAGCTACAGCTCTTGCGGTTGGAGTGAGAGCTAATGGTAACAAGTTCGTACCCGTGATACCGCGCAACACGATGGTTCCTGCGCGTAGAGATCTCTTCTTCACCACGGTTCATGATAACCAGAAGGAAGCTTTGATCGTTGTGTATGAAGGTGAAGGAGAGGGCGTTGGAGAGAATAATCATCTTCTTGGTTACTTCAAGATCGTTGGGATCCCGGCGGCGGCTAAAGGAGTTCCGGAGATTAATGTTTGTATGGATATCGATGCTTCGAATGCTTTGAGGGTGTTTGCGGCGGTGTTGATGCCGGGGTCGAAGAGTCCTGTGGTTCCTGTGGTTGAGGTGAGGATGCCGACGGTTGATGATGGACATGGTTGGTGTGCTCAAGCGTTGAGTGCGAAGTTTGGATCTGCTCTTGATTTGGTTACTCTTCAGAGGAAGTGA
- the LOC106451328 gene encoding transcription repressor OFP16-like gives MQQNKPTSNCSRKFILSQKMPKIMWKSLHLCFPSNLTKCYSSPCLPPLAAAAAEDDDPSRPSIVLINNFNLLYHNDHNNYHHRVVDLPSSSTATTFSSSATSSYESESQDISPELSAAFASRRFFFSSPGRSNAITDSPETRSRELSDNSDSATIKTPKKTKYDTSMNTTRLLSGGSAVKQHVYSPDPLTDFRRSMQEMIDAAIEAGDLSHPDEGYDYLNELLLSYLALNPTDMHKFIIRAFSDIMVSLLSEERRI, from the coding sequence atgcaacaAAATAAGCCAACATCCAATTGCTCTAGAaaatttatactctctcaaaaaATGCCAAAGATCATGTGGAAGAGCCTCCATCTTTGCTTCCCGTCAAATCTCACCAAATGCTACTCTTCGCCGTGCCTTCCTCCATTGGCCGCCGCCGCTGCTGAGGACGACGATCCCAGCCGTCCCTCTATCGTTCTCATCAACAACTTCAACCTACTCTACCACAACGACCACAACAACTATCACCACCGTGTCGTTGACTTACCTTCCTCATCCACCGCCACCACCTTCTCCTCTTCTGCCACGTCATCATACGAATCCGAGAGCCAAGACATTTCTCCTGAATTATCCGCCGCTTTCGCTTCCCgtcgcttcttcttctcttcccctgGCCGATCAAATGCAATCACCGACTCACCGGAAACACGGTCAAGAGAACTCTCTGATAATAGCGACAGTGCCACGATCAAGACACCAAAGAAGACGAAGTACGACACTAGCATGAACACCACGAGGCTTCTAAGCGGAGGTTCCGCCGTGAAGCAACACGTGTACTCACCGGATCCGTTAACTGACTTCCGACGGTCAATGCAGGAGATGATTGATGCCGCCATCGAAGCCGGAGATCTTAGCCATCCCGACGAGGGTTATGATTACTTGAACGAGCTGCTTCTCAGTTATCTAGCGTTGAATCCAACCGACATGCACAAGTTCATCATAAGGGCTTTCTCCGACATCATGGTTTCACTCTTGTCGGAAGAACGTCGGATATGA